A genomic segment from Desulfarculaceae bacterium encodes:
- a CDS encoding thiolase family protein, which yields MYKDIVIVGATRTPFGKYCGALREFDYFDLGALPMREVLARTGVDGKEVDEVFWGVGDTSVCKDVYTPVAARQTLLKAGLPAETPSLALDKACVSAMSAVHLGCRAMMAGEISSAIGGGATSFSQEPLIVRGLRWKGFRLGDVNMEDPLYALGYKDFNPVSVDSDNVAAEYGVSRQEQDEWAQRSHQNYGAAWEAGKFAEEMMTLSLPQPKGEERVLNIDEQYRPDVSLEKLAKLPGIYGCQGITAGNAPGLNDGATAILFMTRARAEALGLEPLAEIVSMSSIAIAPNRMPEGPAYASLKALELGGIGLDDVAVMEINEAFAAVPLVSTLMLGGKDAAKTEAVRAKTNINGSAIAIGHPNTSSGARLIMTLMYELRRRGGGYALASICGGLAQADACLIKVA from the coding sequence TTGTACAAGGATATCGTGATCGTTGGGGCCACCAGAACCCCATTCGGCAAATACTGCGGCGCCCTGCGCGAGTTTGACTACTTCGACCTGGGCGCCTTGCCCATGCGCGAGGTGCTGGCCCGGACCGGCGTGGACGGCAAGGAAGTTGATGAGGTTTTCTGGGGGGTTGGCGACACCTCCGTCTGCAAGGACGTTTACACCCCCGTGGCGGCCCGCCAGACCCTGCTGAAGGCCGGGCTGCCCGCCGAAACCCCCTCTCTGGCCCTGGACAAGGCCTGCGTTTCGGCCATGAGCGCGGTGCACCTGGGCTGCCGGGCCATGATGGCCGGCGAGATCAGCTCGGCCATCGGCGGTGGGGCCACCTCCTTCAGCCAGGAGCCCCTGATCGTGCGTGGCCTTAGGTGGAAGGGCTTCCGCCTGGGCGACGTGAACATGGAAGACCCCCTCTATGCCCTGGGCTACAAGGACTTCAACCCCGTGTCCGTGGACTCGGACAACGTGGCCGCCGAGTACGGCGTCAGCCGCCAGGAGCAGGACGAGTGGGCCCAGCGCAGCCACCAGAACTACGGGGCTGCCTGGGAGGCGGGCAAGTTTGCAGAGGAAATGATGACCCTGAGCCTGCCCCAGCCCAAGGGCGAGGAGCGGGTGCTCAATATCGATGAGCAGTACCGCCCGGACGTGAGCCTGGAAAAGCTGGCCAAGCTGCCGGGCATCTACGGCTGCCAGGGCATCACCGCGGGCAACGCGCCGGGACTCAACGACGGGGCCACGGCCATCCTGTTCATGACCCGGGCGCGGGCCGAGGCCCTGGGCCTGGAGCCCCTGGCCGAGATCGTGTCCATGTCCTCCATCGCCATCGCCCCCAACCGCATGCCCGAGGGCCCGGCCTACGCCAGCCTCAAGGCCCTGGAGCTGGGGGGCATCGGCCTGGACGACGTGGCGGTCATGGAGATCAACGAGGCCTTCGCCGCGGTGCCCCTGGTCTCCACCCTGATGCTGGGCGGCAAGGACGCGGCCAAGACCGAGGCGGTGCGCGCCAAGACCAACATCAACGGCAGCGCCATAGCCATCGGCCACCCCAACACCTCCAGCGGGGCCCGCTTGATCATGACCCTGATGTACGAGCTGCGGCGGCGGGGCGGCGGCTACGCCCTGGCCTCCATCTGCGGGGGTCTGGCCCAGGCCGACGCCTGCCTCATCAAGGTGGCCTGA
- a CDS encoding acyl-CoA dehydrogenase family protein, with protein MDFQFSEELILLRDSIRKISENEFAPRAASVDANGEFPWDNKRILQENGLLGVHIPEEYGGAGAGMLAMALVVEEVARSCASTSVILTTQGLATDPILLGGNEEQKQNFLRPMAEGESLGACAITEPGAGSDVTGIRTTAVKQDGGYLINGSKIFITNGGVADYTTVVAYTDKAKGHRGISLLVVPKDTEGFTVGKQEHKLGIRGSDTRELVFEDCWVPEANLLGEPGSGFYTLMKTFNYTRPLVGAQALGIAQGALDHAVAYIKEREQFKQPLSNFQGVQWMVAEMALKVELARTMVYRACSLIDQEPDSREIKKLASMAKWSASDAAMSVTTDAVQLLGGYGYTQEFPLERMMRDAKITQIYEGTNQIQRSIIANDLLA; from the coding sequence ATGGACTTTCAATTTTCCGAGGAGTTGATTCTTCTACGCGACAGCATCCGGAAAATCAGCGAGAACGAGTTCGCGCCCCGGGCGGCCTCCGTGGACGCCAACGGCGAGTTTCCCTGGGATAACAAGCGTATATTACAAGAAAACGGCCTACTCGGCGTACACATCCCCGAGGAGTACGGCGGAGCCGGCGCCGGCATGCTGGCCATGGCCCTGGTGGTGGAGGAAGTGGCCCGCTCCTGCGCCTCCACCTCGGTGATCCTGACTACCCAGGGGCTGGCCACGGACCCCATTCTCCTGGGCGGCAACGAGGAGCAGAAACAGAATTTCCTTCGGCCCATGGCTGAAGGAGAGTCCCTCGGAGCCTGCGCCATCACCGAACCGGGAGCCGGCTCGGACGTGACCGGCATCCGCACCACCGCGGTGAAGCAGGACGGCGGCTATCTGATCAACGGCAGCAAGATATTCATCACCAACGGCGGGGTGGCCGACTACACCACCGTGGTGGCCTATACGGACAAGGCCAAAGGCCACCGGGGCATCAGCCTGTTGGTGGTGCCCAAGGACACCGAGGGCTTCACGGTGGGCAAGCAGGAGCACAAGCTGGGCATCCGGGGCTCCGATACCCGCGAGCTGGTGTTCGAGGATTGCTGGGTGCCCGAGGCCAACCTCCTGGGCGAGCCGGGAAGCGGCTTCTATACCTTAATGAAAACCTTCAATTACACCCGCCCCTTGGTGGGGGCCCAGGCCTTGGGCATCGCCCAGGGCGCCTTGGACCATGCAGTGGCCTACATCAAGGAGCGCGAGCAGTTCAAGCAGCCGCTGAGCAACTTCCAGGGCGTGCAGTGGATGGTGGCCGAGATGGCCCTCAAGGTGGAGCTGGCCCGCACCATGGTCTATAGGGCCTGTTCCCTCATCGACCAGGAGCCCGATTCGCGCGAGATCAAAAAGCTGGCCTCCATGGCCAAGTGGAGCGCCTCGGACGCGGCCATGAGCGTGACCACCGACGCGGTGCAACTCCTGGGCGGTTACGGCTACACCCAGGAGTTCCCCTTGGAGCGCATGATGCGCGACGCCAAGATTACTCAAATTTATGAAGGCACGAATCAGATTCAGCGCTCCATAATCGCCAACGATCTGCTGGCCTAG